The Arachis duranensis cultivar V14167 chromosome 9, aradu.V14167.gnm2.J7QH, whole genome shotgun sequence genomic sequence ttaatttCGAAGTTTTTTGGTTCTTGTGATCAATCCTCTGACAGAAAGTCAGAACCACTCGCCATCATACTTCATGCTTCTCTAGTAATCTAGTTTTATTTCCCATGCGCTCCCTCAGTTGGCTTGCTAGCTGTTGATCAGTACTAAGGCTTGATTTGGTAtatcttttacttttcaaaagtagcttataaaacctagtttttaaaagataactttttaaaagttgtagcatctatgtttggtaaattaagttaaaaataCCTTTCAATAAGCACAAGCAACAACAAGTGCATTCGgtaaatagtttttaaaatttaaaaatactataatagacatTAATGTAAGAATTAAATTTGGATATTAATTAATGTATGAGGTTATACCAGACTTCTTAATTTTGATAAGTACAAACCCATCTTTGAAAAGCTCCACCTTAGGTGCTTTCAAAAGCACCCTTACCTTTTGAAAGCTGCAAGCACAAGCACATGgtcttttttatttaccaaacgCAAAATAAGAAGTTTGCGCTTTCCACAAGCATAAGCACCCCTTcaaaaagctttaccaaaccaaCCCTAAGCCCTACAGCATTTTCTTGCACTAGAATAGTGGAAGAACATAGCTCCACTCTCCGTTGTTGATCTAGTAGTGAAATAATGAATTTGGAAAAATTTTTAAGCTTCTTTCTGATAAACATATTTCATCATAGAGCAAGTATCAGGACTAAATTTTCTGGTTCTGCTGATCTGTCTTCAATAATGTTGTGGCTACTTTGTTGTCATGTGGAGTTACATTCTGGCACTTGGAAGGATTGTGATCTGACATTGTAAACTTACCTATTTCTCGCTGCGTTGTTGGTTGTACTGCTGGATCTGTTGTCTATTGGCAACAGctctaattagtttgatgtatCTTTGGGCAAAGTTATCACTTATGATTGTGATTTGATTCTCACTTGTAGTGATgcccctctctctctagaaaattaTGGGAAAGGAACTGGAAAAATGCTTTTACCATTAGGAATACATTAaagaatttagtttttttacATGGACAATGTAAAAGAGTTTTGCACTATCATCCAATCAAATGCTTGGGTTTGTAAACCACTTAGGTCAGTGGGTGTTTGTTAAGGACTTGGGTATTATGGGGTGCCTAATGTGCCATATCGAGTAGTATGAGACGTTTGATGTTGTGTTTAAGGAGAGTGATTCTTCTTCCTTATCATCTATCTTTTAAAGTGTGGTTCTTTTGTTAGATATTTAACAATGGTATTAGAGCCAGGTTGTCGGTGGCATGGAAAGGGCTCTTTATAGGCTAGATTAAGGTAAATACTAAACACTAATGGTTGATAGCCAAGTGGCTATCCCGAGTCAGTGTCAATAGAGTGATCAGCGAAGCCACTGTGGATGTCAACTCTCCAAGGGTAGTGTATTGTTAGGAATTTGAATATTATGGGATGCTTGGTTTTGTAGTTAGTTAAGGAGAGTAGTTCTTCTCCTTTGACAACTAGCTTTTAAGGTGTGGTTCTCCACTTTCCTAAGGTACCTCAACACTTTAGTTGATGTGGCAATGTATGATTGGGTGTTTAATTGAAACTTTTTACATCAAGAATGCACATAATTAAATCCTATGTATAATTCAAGGAGTTATTGGCACCTTTTCaaattcttctcctcctcctcctcccccCTTCTAGGTATAATATCTCATTGAATCTGGCCTATATTGGAAACTGAAGTTTTCAGATATTCCAGGCAAGCTTTAGTTGGATTGAGTATTAGCGCTGGATGCTGATGGTGGATACAATTTTGTATTGTAGAGACATTCAACACTTGCTTCATAAGGTAGATATATATGTTCTTGTTTAAGCACAATTTCTGTCACTGATATTCCTGTTGTTTTCCCAGATTTCGTGCTTGATTATTGTTCTTGCTGTTAATCTAATCCTTTGCTCATCTTAGGTGATGTTCTAGTAGTGGAGGGGGCCGGAGTCCATAATGGTTATCCATTGTTGATTTGTTGTACATACTGGCAATCCATAGGACTGGCAGATGGCTATGACAAAtttaaatgaagaagaaaaagccgaAGATTATCTGTTCAAGATTGTTTTAGTTGGTGATTCAGCTGTTGGGAAGTCCAATTTACTTGCGAGATTTGCCAGGGATGAGTTTTATCCTAATTCAAAGTCAACTATAGGAGTAGAATTTCAAACTCAGAAGATGAATATTAATGGAAAGGAAGTTAAAGCACAGATATGGGATACAGCTGGGCAAGAGAGGTTCAGAGCTGTTACATCTGCATATTACAGGGGGGCAGTTGGAGCACTTCTGGTGTATGACATAAGCAGGCGCCAAACATTCGATAGCATTGGCAGATGGCTTAATGAACTTCACAGTAAGAATTACAACTAAGTTTGAATTCCACCTTCACTACCTTGAAGTTGTTACCTGCTTATTTTCTTTGCTATGTTTCTGAATGTTAACTTGTGAATTCAGCATTGGATTGAAATAGGAAAATACCTGTGATACTGAAATTTAGTGCTCGTTTGGTACCATAAACCTGTCATTCAAGAAGTATTTAttatttctctctctccctaGGGTGATTTTGTTTTGAGTTCATGAAACATTATGGAGGGCATTCCATTTGGTGGGTTGGGGATGGGTTGTGAAGATCTAGAAGGTGTCTATTGGCTAGAAATATAGGGGAACTTATGGTATGTTTGTGAGTTTTGGTTTTGGAGGGAAATGGAGGAAAGTAAAAGGTTTGAAGTAATAAAGATTAGTCCATTTTACACTCTAAACCCTTTATTTCCCTTCCTTTCTCtccaaaatcaaaatgcaaataTTCCTTAGAAAAGTCATCAGTGAAGCTATTGAAGGAGACTTGGATTTTAATGGTTTATATGTAGACATGATTTGTGGTAAAATACTATGGTATTGTTTGATCTATGTAGCTGACCTTACTACTGCGACAAACTTAGTTCGGATGCTGTGAAGTCCATGAAACATTTTCTTTATTGAGTTTATCATGTTGATGATTGCATATGTTCATTACTGATTACTTAATTAAAAGTCCATTTCTTAATTCCGCTTGGACATATCTACATTTACGTGTTGGTCTtctcattgttattttatgtccaCATTGCACATACTAAGGTATACACATTGTTTATCTTTACTTTCTTAAAGGCATTTGGAGCTGTTTGGTTTCTGTTTTCATCTTctgttttctctttctagaattttgtaaagaaaaagacgaaaatagtgaaaataaaattatattgttCTGTTTTCATCTTCCGCTGTTTTCTGTTTGCGTgttattttcactttttctttcacAAAAATCATGTAATTGAAAACATAGGAAATAGAAATAGAAACTAGACAGGCCCTTAGATATTGTTATTTTGAATGTGGCCAGTTAGAATTAAGTAAATTGTTGTATTATTTAACAGCTCATTCGGATATGAATGTGGTTACAATACTTGTTGGAAACAAGACAGATCTTAAGGATTCGAGGGAGGTGTCGACTGCAGAAGGAAAGGCCTTAGCCGAGGCACAATGCTTGTTCTTCATGGAGACGTCAGCACTTGATTCATCAAATGTAGTGGCTGCTTTTGAAACAGTTGTGAAAGAGATATACAACATATTAAGTAGGAAGGTTATGATGTCTCACGAGCTCAAAAAACAGGAACCGGCCTCTCTTGAGAATGGAAAAACTATTGTTTTAACAGGAATAGAAATAGGAACAGGAGCAGCCAAGGCAAAAGCAAAACCAAAAGCAAAAGCAAAAGGAACTGGGACTGCAACTGGGACTGGGACTGCAACTGGGACTGCAACTGCAACTGAAACTGGAACTAGAGCTGGAATGGGAACAGGAAAAGAAACAGAGACAGTAGAAGGGGAAGGGGAAGGAGAAGGGGAAGGGGATGGGGATGGGGAAGGGAAACCAGAAGCAGCAGCTGCAGAAGCAGCAGCACCGGCTAAAAAGGGTTGTTGTTCGACTGGTTGAGATAGAAACGATATTGTGTTGGCTTTTAGAAACTCGGTTTTTGTTATGATTATTCATCCAAATCCTCAATGTCACTCAGATGAAGATTTATCTTATGAATGTTCCCTGCAAGCGAAAGTAGAAATTATCAGTGCATAAGAATTGCAAGGATGAAAAGAACATTGCAACTCTTAACCTTTTATAGGCACTCAGAATCAGGGGGAGGGGGAGAGGAGACGGGGGGCGGGAATTGTGTTATCCAGGAGATGCATTACCTACTAAATCCAAATATTCTTCCCTTCCCCCCCTATGCATAAAAAAATGCACATAAACTTACTCGGATCTGTCTCTAATTGTATCATTATGAATTTACCACAGCTTTTTCTCTTTCATGGTTTTGAAAATCGCACTGAACTTATTGGTTCAATTGGATTAATCCGAAATTAGTCATCTATTTGGTTTGATTCAGATAAAAAATCAGTTGCAAAAAATGGATCAAACTAATAAAACCTGCAAAGATCGGTTAACTGATTGAGCTAGACCGAATTTTATTGGAAAACCagttaacaaatattattttattataactagtttaattttgattaaatatcagttgaattaaaattttaaatttctagttTTGTCGGTTAAATTTACGAAATCTtgctattaaataaaaaatatatattcaatattttgtaaatataaaaaactacTTAATGCATTTTGGTTATATCCTGTCTCAGAAATATTAGCCAGATTTCAAATGAATTAAATCTAACTAAGAATCTAACTCAATCCGCATCTACACAACCTTGATGAGGTCGAGCACGGCAATAAAGAAACTGGCTCTGTTTATCTAAATAAATAACCGATTCTTAAGATATCTCTCATTTATCAAAAAGGGAGATTCCAACGACTTCTCTATAAAAAAGGGAACGGTTACCTACCAATAAAGGTGGAACTATTCTAAAAGGTGGTTATCaattctactataaatacactgacaccctcAGGTATATTCAAAACCCAATTTACTAAAAACCTGCTGAAAACTCTtgttaacttaagcatcggagtccgttgcaggtaccacccccacctcCTCACGAGGAACTTGGACGGCAGCAGCTCGACACCAACAAAAGTCGGACACTGTCCAAAAGGAATCTGGACCTCATGTTCAGGCCTAAAAGCAacatagtttcaggtaacccacaGAACATTAGTGCCGTTGCTGGAAACTTGGAAGTTTACACCTAACTATGGCGGACGATTAGTTCGAGAACGGACACACGGCGTCTGAATCAGAACCAGAACCTCACAACGATGACCAAGCACTCATGATACCTCCACGACATGATAGAGCAAGAGGGCCCTAATGGGGAGGGGACATCGGAAAACCCTCAACCCAGGAGAATTAATTTAGAAGTACATCCACCAGAAAATGAGGAACCTTTGCACCCAACAAAAATCATGGGACTCGTACAAAGGCATCACGGCCGATTATAGCAACTCGAGCAGGAGATAGAGCGACAAAGAGAACCTGAAAGAGACTTGCGAAAGGAGGTGCGACGAcgaagagaattagaagaaaaactactGAAATTAGAAGCTGACCTTTGAAATCGGAGCAACCATGCAAATCGAGAGGAAAGTCCTTTCGGAAGAGAAGATCCGTTGATGCGAGCTAGGGTTCCTAGGAACTTTAAAAGTCCCAACATGGATCTCTATGATGGAATGATCGACCCGAGACACCATCTCAGTAACTTTAAAAGTCATATGTATCTGGCCGATGTGTTCGATGCGACCTGTTGCAAAGCTTTTTCGACGACGTTAACCAGAGCGGTGATGACGTGGTTTGATAGCTTACCACCTAGGTCGGTGACCTATTTCGATGACCTTGCAAGAAAATTGCTCACCTAATTttcaattcagaaagacaaagtcAAACATGCTCCTAGTCACCTAGGGATCAAACAAGAGGTCGGAGAAACTCTTCGAGCTtatatggaaagattcaacaaagcttgcttagaaatttaaaatctaCCTATAGAAGCAGTAATAATAGGGCTAGTTAATGGCCTCAGAGAAAGCCCATTTTCTTAGTCCATTTCAAAGCGACATTCGACTTCTCTGTACGAAGTACAGGAGCGGGCAAAAatatacatcaacatggaagaaaatgtCCGACATAGAGAACCAGTTCCAAGACAAAATCTTCCTTATCAAGCTcgagagaaagaaaaggaagcaaAGAAAAAGGACGAATATAGCTCGAACAAACCTCAAAGataccataactacacccctctaaGAGTTTTTCTTGTCGATATTTATAGGGAGATCTGCCATACCGAGAAACTTCCCCCACCTCGTCCCATTAAAAACAAGAAAGGTGGAAGCACTATTAGCAAACTACTTATTACAGACAAATATTTCTGACAAATTTATCCCATGTAAATACAGACAAATTTTGCAAGGGAATTTTtgtcgaaaataaaaaaatgaattaacataaattaaagacgGAAAAGAGAATCTGTCGATAATTCTGTcgaaaaaattagttttttttcgTGGGAAATAATTACCAaagaaaaatccgtctgtatttaaatgaacaaaaacaatgcattttgttaaattattacaaatagaaaatctgtctgtaatttaaaatattccatcagaaatattaaaataaagatttggCGTTACGAACTCCTCCCATTTCACATATCTCTTCCCCGCGCCTCCACACCCATCATCTCCAAATGCTCTATCGGCAGTGCCTCTCAGCCTTGCACTACCATCGCACTGAACCTCCATTGCACTGAACTTTCATCATCCCGAAACTCCGTCACACCCCTTCCTGGCTCTTCTCTGTGTGTTGCTCATGTCGTTCCCTTTCGAACCCTAATGTGCATTTCCTTGCCACCGTCTTTGTCGCCTCCTTCCTCATCCTCTTCACCTTCTCCTACGTTCACTCTTTCTACCTTCCCAGTGTCACCGCTCGAGATTTTCAAACCGTACGTCTTCCATTGCTCTATCTCTTTCTGAGATTCACACCCTCCTTTCTCTTATTCAAATTTATGTGctacttattttattaatttctcgATCAAAGCTATTCTCACAGAAATCACTAGTGCATTTCTCGCTCGTGTGTTGCTTAGTTGATGTGTTTCTCTCTTCAATCTTGCCTCAGCCATGCAAGTAACCCTAATCTGTAACACTCTACTACACAGAgctttatgcttaagtcataaaacagaggtggtgtggtattacgacccctaatatatatatacgaGGGGCCTTGAAAACGGGTAAAGCAAAAATGCAAAACTAAAAAGGGCAACGCTCAAAAGTAACGTAAATTGCGTACGGAGAAACTAAGGTAACATAAATATACAAAAGACAAGAGTAGAGGGTCAAGAGTACAAAATATCATGCTCCAAACTCTGCCTGCGAAGTCAAGGCtagccggagaatatttacacacatatatacataaccCAAAATCCAAAATACATACACAAAACCCTAGTTCTCCATAAACATCTAGgaggtacaaaataacaagTTACTTGGAGAGAGTTAAGTACATGTATATACATAAACTACACATCAAAATATAACCCAGGAATCACTCCGCTGCAGAGGTCTAGATGCGTagcgaggtgcctctcgacctgcatctgaaaagcaACAATattgtatggaatgagaactgggGGTTCTCATCATGGCAAAGGTGCCACGCACATAATACATAAGGTCTTGGGAATGCCAAATGCAATTCTAGAACGCCAACACCTAGATTATGAAACTTAAAGGACTAAAACAGAAACCGTAAATCAGGGTGGTTCTCTAAAGCTTTCTAAACTAAACCAATTCCTTGAACTCTAAATAAAACTTAGTTAGAACCCTAAGTCTCTCCGCTTTTCCTCCCTCCTCCATCTCCGGTGAAATTACACAGCCAAACAAGAAGACAATGGCAAACACAAGTAGGATGCAAGTAATACAAATAGTAAATATAACAATTAGCATATTATAATCACTTAGGCAATCCCAATTAATGCATAATCAAAcaaaatcatacaaatgcatatgatgaatgtctatcctactggtcgtgagctcatgtgtcggtttctttgccagaacccgacacatctggtagctaacccagaCATTTGTCTCTAGGTTGCGCATTTCCAAAAGGATCATaaacgaaggagagtgcctttccacgTTCTCCTGGAGGTTTcacgaaggagagtgcctttccacatcGAAGGAGTGTGCCTTTCAACCTACAACCAGAGAAGAATGTCGGAGAAATAATACGAAGGAGAATGCGTTTTCACCTTCCCCACATCCTCATCACGACAATAGAGGGAACTTCTGTCCTCAACTTATCATCCGAACACAATTTCAAGTTAACACGCAAGCGGGTTCGCACCCCAAACCTTGCCATGTCGACCATTCTGGCCATACCAGTCATTTCCAGTCTCAACATTCACCCCTAAATTCTAATTTAGTCATATCTTCGCACTTTTCATTCTTAACTCGTTATTTTCCAAGCTTACTTCACCCCCAAGCTACCACCATCTCCTAACCCCATCATGTTCCTAAACTTACTAATAAGATTTAGGATTAACAGAATGAAAATAGATGTTCAGAGTGTAAATTTGGCTttgaaaacacaaaataattgtTTGCTAAAAACAGGGTATGCGTACACATTGACCTCTTTTGGGCCaagatgcgtacgcatgcactTGTCCGCGTACGCATGTACACTGGACAAAATAGAATGCATGCATATGCCCcatgtatgcgtacgcataaACCATTTTCTGGGTACTATGCGTATGCATGCAcatgtatgcgtacgcataggtaCCAAACAGAACCTACCCAATGCATATGAGGGGGTATGCGTACGGATGCAAGGGTGTCTTGGCAAGAATTTGGTTAAGTCTGAAATCTAcagaattttcattttaatccTTAAACTTTCGACatgcataactttttcgttttaaaatatttttcatccgttcttcaaacggtgtaaacttcacggacccagttttcatacaaaacaagTTTGAAATTATTTGGGGGTCcggaagccaagttatggctCACCGAAGTTTGGCCAAAAACTAACTTTTACACAaagctcaaaacctcaattttcttaaaaatccaACTCAAACCTAACATGCTATGCACCAAAATCATCAATACAACATATCCTTGTCATAACCACAACAACCTTCACAACCTACCATTCCTTAATCTTAACAATCCCAAAGACATCATCAAGATTAACATTCACCAATccaatatacatatatacatacacattcatatcattatatatgtaaaacccggttaattaacggctaattaacccataaatgagaatttattctagaaagccaaaaatgtgatttttatggcttaatatgataggggagattgagacgagaatttcggtaccaattttatagaattcggaccaagattggaccgaacgggccaaaccgggccaaccagacccaaagtgggcccttggcccaactaaactaaaccaaaaccctagtttttagcactctctctcctcattacacacacacacacacgctgaAATGGAGGCCATGAGGGAAGATACTCTCTCAAACTTCTATCgatcacttgatcttcaaactaccataacttttgatctagagctccgattgccacaccgtttgcggccacgcattcaccgcgaagagctctacaaaacccatacaatcaatcttaaGGTAAGCCATGTTTTtctcttcgaatttccagcctagttttcgagtttcatgagcaaaaatattgagattttgggctctttgatgttataggacccaactctcttgaaggagaaggttaatcttatctccttggaccttgggtgtggtaagattctcaaccctagtgtaatttgttgttctatgatgtttgggtgttgagatgttgtgtatgggtatgatgattgtggcttaggttgtgtatgtgtgaatatttgagcttgattggtgactttgaaaagcttgaaaagggctttggtggtgaaaaatctgttcttggaggtgttgaggccttgagagcttgaggaaaagtggtttggaagtgctccggttgggcttggaaaatcggctaaggtatggtttcggtttctcgtatctaatacgtaatgtggtaggaaatacttaggctagaggccctaagataggcattgaattgttggtgttgttaaatggttgatatatatatgatgtggtcatatatgtgatgatgattattgatgtctTGAAGGtgtgatgtatgagaaatatgtatgttgtgatatatgcttgatgattggttatggttgaattgtgggttgaaccatgttgatggtgagtatgatattgattgtatacaataatgatttattggaattggtgttgttgaaaattggcatgaggaagagtatgtgatatgtcaatgtgtttgggtttgagccacttgggtgaagtgggttaaagtGATGGGATAGTgcttttgtaaattgtggtaaagtgtcaatgtgtgagttgaggaggcttgatattgaatttgatatattttgattgatttcaaagaaaagggatgaaattggcatgttttgattgattttgaaaagagttgaaaatggcttgttttgaaaatggcactttgcgattttgtataaaaatatggtttttgggcatactttgatgggacataacttggactacagatctctattttgtgccaaatctgtttagaaatgaaattggatccgggatgtccatgccgttcaaagaacgggtgaaaaatgatttaaaacgaggaagttatgtccgtcggaagattggggtttgaatttgtgaattctgcagtttttaacttagaaaatttttagcagaatgactcccacgcgtaggcgcacttggcgcgtacgcgccgttcttctcgAAAACGGCATCCACGCGTGCGTGGGTGCGCCgaatgtgctgcacccaatgcccagccattttccagagagttatgccagaactgtgtcagttttgtgcctggggcacgagagcacccacgcgtacgcgtggttgacgcgtgcgcgtcgatgggttttgtggccatccacgcgtgcgcgtggagtgcgcgtacgcatgaccctgttttcatcccaaagttgatttttgagttttaaaaggcaaatctcatacttctaagcctccgatctcaccacttatgtcttaaatcattaagatatgcctagcaattagaaaaggagctatgggatgtggtaacttacaagtgaagcaagggaaaaatgaatgatcaataagGATCAAAGTtgattatgtgagaggcggaggatggcggtggaagtgcttgttatgccatgggccgaaaggccgtaattgttaatgaaatggctggttatggatttaaccgggAGCTggatggctggattattgccgtgttacggcggagccatgattatggctaagaataaatgcatatatatgctgttgaatgaattgtgaatgttgcacttccattatcggagatgagagtttccctgggagaaagcagtggctagccatcacgtgctccaggttgagacttgaagctcttttgaccctatgtcatcagggtggccgggcactgtgaaagccccggatgagctcaaccccataaatattcaccagtgagggtgatggatatggatcatgattatgatcaagtttatattgagtataactcgagttggggagacacgacagagggacagtccaatggttaactaccaggacttgtcgggttggctctataaccgacagatgatatcatcggccactagggacaggcattcatcatatgcatactatatgaattgtttgagatttcctatttgactgcatattacttgctaatattctaaatgccttatctgttcctatttgtatatctcttgtttgatataaatatgtttgctacattatactcctgatggtggttgggaggtttgaaggaattggaaagggaagtattagttagactgaagaatctttagtcagatgcccttatatggtttagcttgtttataagctttgatattatctggaggaagttttAGGATtcccttcggctttcctctattattatgtattatatatgtggaagctgttaccatgttggggacctctggttctcacccatgcgaattttgtggttttcagatgcaggacgtgaggtttcccgcttaggcatgctggagacttctagatttgcgaagatcctttgttctcgggactatgttttggtttatatgttttgcttagatacttttatctccattaaataatacaaactgcgataactcctcttatgggagattttggagaataggttttatgtatttgtgtccctttgggtttcctttgggattttccttattttatcatatgtatatattgctatgctcggactgGCTATCTTCGCAgtcggattttgagtcttgatattcctgtttttgaccctcctttgtatatatataatctcgtgtTTGTTATCCTTGTttgttacgttatcgatcgga encodes the following:
- the LOC107465892 gene encoding ras-related protein RABA5a, with amino-acid sequence MAMTNLNEEEKAEDYLFKIVLVGDSAVGKSNLLARFARDEFYPNSKSTIGVEFQTQKMNINGKEVKAQIWDTAGQERFRAVTSAYYRGAVGALLVYDISRRQTFDSIGRWLNELHTHSDMNVVTILVGNKTDLKDSREVSTAEGKALAEAQCLFFMETSALDSSNVVAAFETVVKEIYNILSRKVMMSHELKKQEPASLENGKTIVLTGIEIGTGAAKAKAKPKAKAKGTGTATGTGTATGTATATETGTRAGMGTGKETETVEGEGEGEGEGDGDGEGKPEAAAAEAAAPAKKGCCSTG